The Monomorium pharaonis isolate MP-MQ-018 chromosome 5, ASM1337386v2, whole genome shotgun sequence genome segment CCTCAGTCGTCCAATTTGGTGTATAACCCTTTTCAAAGACAGTTTTGTACTTGCTTACGCGTACAGAGTCACCCACTTTAAATTTCGCCGGACCGGCAATTTTTATAGCATTGTGTATACTGTAACCAAAAGTCTTTCAGCTACCGCGGCGTTACATCAACGGGTCGCATACCAATTGTTCGATGCTTTCGGGTATTGTAAGTAGACACGAGACGCGGTAACATATCAATCCATTTGTAATTGCCGTTGAACGTAAATGACTGTTTCCACATGTCGTTTTTCAGCGTGCGATTGAATCGCTCAACGACCGACGCTTTCATTACAGAGTacgtagaataatgattgatatcatgttttttcaaGAGTTCCTGCACATCAGCGTTGTAAAACTCCTTCCCCATATTGGtttgcaagtttttcggaTGTCTACTGCTCTCTCGAATTATCTTGGCGATAGCGTTAACCGTCTCGCTTCCACCCTTGCTCTTGAGTGCTACAGCCCACGCATACTTGCTCAACACATCGATGACAGTGAGTATGTAGTGATAGCCTTTGTTGAAACGCAAATACGGATGCATCTCAACAATATCAGCCTGCCACAGGTCGTCGTATCCTCGAACTACAACACGTTTTCgtggaaaatttcttcttgctgGAGCGTGCAGTTCCTCGACGAGTCGCAACCTCTCAGAACTAACGCGTCTATTGAATTTGAATGATTTCATGTTTCGCAAACTATCGATCAAGTAATAACGCGCGCGATGAAATTATACTGATTTATttcgttctttcacgttcttttacgttcttttacgttctttcacgttcgtttcatgttctttcacgtttgtttcacgttcttttaaGTTCTTTCGCGTTCATTTTACGTTCTTTCATGTTCtgtcacgttcgtttcacgttctttcgcgttcgtttacgttctttcacgttcgttttacattctttcacgttctttcacgttcgtttcacgttctttcgcgttcatttcacgttctttcacgttggtttcacgttctttcacgtttgtttcacgttctttcacgtttgtttcacgttctttcacgttctttcacgttggtttcacgttctttcacgtttgtttcacgttctttcacgtttgtttcacattctttcacgttcgtttcacgttctttcgcgTTCGTTTACggtctttcacgttcgttttacgttctttcacgttcgtttcacgttctttcacgttcgttttacgttctttcacgttcgttttacGTTCTTTCACAGTAGTAGAGCTATGAGAGTTCTAACTCAAGTTGGAGTGGGGAtaaggggaggggagggtaATTAATCGAGGGGAGGGTAATTAAttgagggggagaggggattTAATCGAGGAGGAGAGGGTAATTAATAGAGGGGAGGGTAATTAATTGAGGGGAGAGGGTATTTAATTGTAGGGGAGAGGGTATTTAATTGTAGGGGAGAGGGTAATTATTTGAGGAAGAGGGTATTTAATTGTAGGGAAAGGGTAATTAATCGAGGAGGAGACGGTAATTAATAGAGGGGAGGGTCATTAATTAAGCGTGGAGAGGGTATTTAATTGTAGGGGAGAGGGTAATTAATAGAGGGGGAGTATTAATCGGGGAAATTAATTGAGgggattaattaatctttcgcGAAAGGAGggttatcaaataatttatcggGGAGAGGTGGGCTTAACCTGTCACCTAAATttcaagttaataaattttacttttgtttattgtttcttttaacaaattaccctgtcataaatttcaaactttctttttacttttgtttattgtttcttttaacaaattaccctgtcataaatttcaaactttcttttttcttttgtttattgtttcttttaacaaattaccctgtcataaatttcaaactttttttttcttttgtttattgttttttttttttaacaaattaccttatcataaatttcaaattttcttttttcttttgtttaatgtttctttttaacaaatgacactgtcattaattttaaacttccttttctttattgttttccTATAACATATTACcctatcataaatttcaaaactcttttgtttattgtttttctaacaaaTGAGAAACTTGTCTCAACATGTTTgctcaccaccaccaccgccgctcaggtaaagagactttattattatttcatatatgtaatgtaatttttatttgattatttataatttgagttagattacatatgcatatgtattctaatttaaattataaataatcaaataaaaattatattacgtatattccACCCCCAGTTACGGTTtgctctctatctctctcccgCTACACTAATCGTATAAGCAGCGCCCTTATCTTGGCTGCTAGCGAGCGCCGATATCAGACTGctagattttataaacattaaaaatatatgttagattaaaaaataaaaatataacattcgGATACTGTAGTAtgcgtttaatattaaacctgaaaatttcttttaattgaacGTGTCGCAACATGTTAAATCTTAACTTCCCCTTCttctaaaattcttttcatcAAAATCACGTGACCAATTTGATTATGCACATTACTATTAAGATATGGTGGAGGGGTGCATCATATAAGAAGAACATCGCCATACATCAGTCGCTCATTACGAATATCCTCACTACAGTCGCTCATTACCGAACGGACAACAAAGGATAACGTTGGCTGCTGGAGTCAATTGGAAAAACGTACTTCTCGAAGATGAACTACTACGTTCCAATCCAGGAAAACGAAGCTCGtgataaaccgtaagtatttcttaattaaatcaaattttattacatatttattacatatttatttagattttatttctaactcgcatttttttttctttatagaaCAATATCGCAACCGCGCCATACACCTCGCATCCTGAGAAGGAGATTTCCCCTTACGGCTACATCCTACAAGTACTTGGAAATGAGAATCAGCGTAGGGTCTGAGCCTTTTGTGGAGATGATTCTTGGCAACAACAAGGGTAACCAGATAATTTTACCATACATGACATGGCAAAAATTTATCGAGAGACGTGTGGATATTGAGGAACTCGTACGAGCAAATATACCATCTTCGAGactttttatttgtgatttaGTAATGGAAATTGTAAACGTACACGATAAAGGTATCGTAAAATTAACACTGTGTaatatctgtatatatatgaaaccattaacaatattatttttacttaatcttGAACACTGCGTTGAATCTAtgtataatcaattatatcaaaatacttATAGTGTAagtgataaatataagaagtttattactattttgcgTCAAAATTATGTTACTAATAAGTATGATgctataaaaatgttgaatgaaaattacgataAAACTTGTATCATAGAATGCAAACTAGTGACTTATGCATccgacaatattgtatatgatgctttacataataaataaataaatatgtttttgtataaatattgaaaattatttaagaattattccTATCTCCTACCAATTAtcctaatatataaaattaatttaatttgttaaatgtagtttttattaaagggagaaaaaagaaagggaaatatgttgggaaaaataaagtaaagtaaaagattgtatatattttattttttattttttattattaaaccaCCAATTATACAGTTTAAATACATTCTGTAAAGCGCAATTGTTCACATGATTCCGACAATGTAAAGTATGCGTAACATCCATTTTATTTAGAGGTTTTATATCTTCGTAATGCACCTCGATATTTTCGACATTAGCGTCCTCGTTCAGAAGCAAGTCCAAcaaccattctcgtttctcacATCCCTTAACGTATATGACGGGTGTTGTTTCATTCCTCATTAGCGCTGCTGTAATCAAGTTTTTAGCCATTCTGTACGGAATCATTCCACCCTCTCATGATATTCCTTGATGATGCGTAAGCAACCACGATGCCAAGCGCTTGTCAGCGTTGCTAAGTTGATGCCACGACATGGGatgttgaaaaatgtaatgtgaGAGTTCGACGCCATTTTTGAGAGAGGCAAATTCCTTCACGACAAAGCTTCCCCTGACGATGAAGCCTTGCAGATCCACAAACGTTGGTACAGACATAACTGTTATCGTTGAGAAAACTGATCCACATCAATGCGCTATACATTCTTATATCGtctcaaatgtatttttccgGAGAAAAATGTGGTGGTGTCGTCGTCATCTTAGGTAATTTTGCGTACAACGTTGGTCAACGGATTGTACTGAACTATGCGATCGTGTATGATGAGACAGTACGCGGTGGTGCTAGCGGGTACGTTCTCTTTACAGTCAAATTCTATACGCACATCTACAGTTGCGCTCTTAATCGATTCGTTTTGTCGAGAACAATCGATAATCACAAATGGACCTTTTTGTCGAAAATTCGCAGAGCACGCAACATCGACAGTTTATTTCTCTCATTCAACAGCACATGCGGCATTCGCCATTGtactttgaataattcaatttctgGTTCCTGCGCTGGATCGCCGACTAGACAATTATTATCGTTGCGTGCGCGTATCAAGATCAACTCGTGACGAGCGTTAATCACCACGCGTTTGTAATCTTCGCAAAATCCCAGTAGCATGTTAAGTGgcacacaaaaattaaagtatccatTTACATGATACCACGGATCCCAACCAGcgttatttgcaattttggTTCTGTTAGTTGACATGGTTATATAATTCTTGAGCgtgctggttattccaacGTTTCTGTTACGATCAATCTCTACACCATCAAGTTCATATCGAATCTCATCAAACATAAATGCAATACAATTATTCCCCAATGTCACACTAGATCCcgtaactgttttttttatcgtaactTTTCCCTCGATGTATAGAAAACTTTCAGACggtaacgtgtataaatcctGATGTTGTATAGGTATTCTTATCTCATCACTGTGATCAAACGTTGTATTGGCAAACGGATTGTACGTGTGAGTCTCGATCTTAATGATGCGATCATCGAAGATTGGCTCATTCTCGATGTTTAAAATGTCCGTCATTGTCGTACTGCAAATCCtaaagattgaaaaaatgCAACGTTCGACGCGgtaagtttctttttcttagtGCAAACTTCTTTTCTTGACGATTGAAATTTACTACTAAATATCGGTTTTGTAAATGATGCGTTATCTTTTACGTGCCCGTTCAATACGAGCATCTCACGCTGCGTTTACACAAGCGGTATCGTCGTAGTCATCGTATGTGCAATCTGACGGTGATTTCTTCTCCTCGAAAATTAAGCAATCGTCCGTGCTGATCGACGATGCGTATCGTCAAATCCGAAATGCTCCGTGCGGTGATCGCAGGATAAATGATCTGCCTCGGTGTTCCGAGATCTTATATCCTGGTGCCACGTTCGGAGAAAATTCGTGTATCGTATGCACGCGCTTGTCGTTACTGTATGCGCTTGAGGTCACGTTACATTCTATGCGGATAATGTTTACGttgataatgttaattaataaatctgatTTGTACCATTTTCGCGGCTTTAATATACGATCTGAAGAAAATCCTAGCAACGATCCAATATTGTTGGGcttgctaaaatttattttataggcGCATATTATCTCGCTCTTCATCGTATTGTTATTCGCGCGAAGTACTATCGGGAAATCCTTATCACCGCTATCTTTATCGACATCGTTGTCTTCAATTGGGATGTCATCATGCGATATGTGTGTAACGCTACCATCGTCTTGTTTTTCATTATCATTGTTAACTGCATATTCCAGACGTTTCAGCATTTTGTGTTTCAAAAACACGTTTATGGCTTGCAGTTCGTACGATCCCTCGGGAATCTTAATTTCCACATCTTCATCAaagtaaaacttattatttgaAGCATTTACATTCGGAATCGTGTTGTAAGTCTCAAAGTTCATTAGACCGAGCTCGTAATTGTCATCGCTCAAATCTATAATTGGAAAGTACGTTGTAGTGAGGACGCAGTCCTTCCCAGTTAGCGTAAGTACCAACGACATGATTGAAAAACCGTCCAACGAATACTGAGTTAATTCGCATGCTGTCGAACTTTAAATTCATACGCATCGACCGTTCGGAGAAACTGTAAACACAATTGCCCACAAATGCTCTGATTGTAGGTTTGATAGGACGTTCAATTGTACTCTATCTTTGTTACACCGTCTCCGAAATATCGTACAAGTTCTTTAGGTGGCCGAAGATTACCAAAACTATCGAAATATATCACGTGATTGTCTCTCTTTGCATACGCTACCCAATGAGTACCGGGACCCGTCACATCATCCAGGTTTACGATACCGCTCTCATTTCGTCGTGGACCGCTTATCGGTAATGCGTTACGCATGAAAACATATCTAAAGTATGGAATACGCATAGCCAGTTGCTGCAGTTGTACATTTGTCATTGCACCCACAggcatttttaacgttttttcgactttttttttttttcctttcgctGTTACACCTTTTTCGTATTTGTATGGAGCGAGGTACAGTCCCTTTCCACCTGTGTATGGACCAAGATATACACCACGACCTTTCCTCATGTGATTATGACGTTGTAACTCCTCGAGCTGACTTCGCGCGACTTTACTATCATTCACTGCTTTTGCCACGCTAGCCGCTCCACCGATCATGGATCCGAGTGCGCCCAATAACGGTAGAATCGGTAACATACCGCCTCGTTTTGCTGTTGGAAGTactcgtttctttttcgttgTCTTTTTCTTCATCGTCGTCTTCTTCATGCCCATGCCAATCTTTGTTTTAGCTTTCATAGCTGCCCAaacggcagcagcagcagctttCTCTTTTAGAGCTGAATCTTTTGCGATTACACGTCCTAACGCTTTCGTGGCGAGTACCTTGTCCGCCGCGTGTCGTTTAGCGAGATTGTTGTTTTGAAAATAAGCAATATCGTATTCGCGACACGCTGCGTCTAATGGATTTACACCCTGATCGCCTCTGGCTAATCGTTTTTTCAAGTGTGTTCCCGGATATCCACAAAACTGATATCCAGGAATATGTAGCTCGAAAGAAAGCGCGTTTATCAAGCGATTTAACAAACCACAACCCGATGGAATTCGCTACAATTCTTTATCAACGGTGCGGGACCGTTGAAATCAGGAATCTCAGAGAGATGTGATAACAGCGCGAATATCTTTGCTACTGAACGATTCGCGGTTTTGCGCGCATCTAAATAGATGTTCGGTCCTACCTTTTTACTTAGTAGAAAATGAGGTTCGTACGACAACCGTTGGCGATACGCGTTACAAATTACGACGACAAATTGTCACTGATGGGTGATAGTGGTGAGAAGCGTAAGCATGGTGAAATGCTGCCAAGTACTATACGTGCGATTATTTGCGGACCCTCGAATTGTGGTAAAACCAACGTCATCATACGCTTGTTGGAAAGTCCGCACGTACGTTTCgagaacgtgtacgtgtactcgAAATCGTTGCAACAGCCAAAATATCGATACTTGGAGAATTTGTTAACATCAATCGATAAAATCGGTTACTTTACATTCTCTAATAACAGTGACGTTATTCCTCCGAGCGAGGCGCGTTCAAACTCAATCTTCATCTTTCATGACGTGGCGTGTGATAagcaagatacgataagagaATACTTTTCAATGGGCAGACACTTAAACGTCGATAGTTTTTATCTCTGTCAGACGTATGCTAGAATAcctaaacatcttatacgtGACAACGCGAACCTACTGATCCTGTTCAAGCAGGATTATACCAACTTGAAGCATGTATACAACGATCACGTGAATACCGATATGACGTACGAtgatttttgtacattatgtCGCGATTGTTGGCAGCGTGATTATGGATTTCTAGTGATAGACAAGGACAGTGAGCTTGCTAATGTACGATATAGAAGAGGATTTAACGAGTTTGCGATACCACGGAACGGTTAGTCGTTATCGATACGTCAACGTTAAACATACGTCAACATGGCTGAAAACAAAGACATACGCGAGCGTGAAAAAATCGCAAGGGAGATTGAGAAAACGAGTGAATCAATCCGAAAAAAACATCGCGCCTTGAAGACCAGTAGGATCGAAGAGGATATTGTGACCAAGAGACACTTTGAACCTCTCATTGAACCGCTGCAAAAGATTGTTGACAATTCTAGTACACACGCAATAAAAGAGGAGCCTCGTGACGATGATGTTGAAACGTCGTGTGTTCAGAAGGATACGACAAAGAGTAAGATAAAGAGGAAACGAAAAAACACTTCGATGGATCACACCTTAAACGAATCGTACAAACTTATGCAGTATACATTAAACGACGCGGTAGATTTGCCATCGATACAGGATGAGCAGCATCAGCATACGTTAAATGATGCAATGGATTCACCAGCGATGGATTCACCAGCGATAGCGTCCACGCCGCGTATGGTAGTTGTACAACCCAAGTCGCTCGAGAACGAAGATGTTTTCGAAACGACAGACGATTCGTTTGCAGCAATCGTTCGAAATCGTTTGCAAACACCAGAGGGTCGAAAAGCGTTGTCGCAGCACTTTGGTCCGCTAGGTCAAGAGTACATCGGAGATTTCCTCAGCGGTCATTGTGAAAAAGAGGAAATTATAGATATCGTTTACGGTGTTTATCTGGGCAAGGATGGAATGATGCTTGGTAGTAAAAAGTTTGACGTGGACAGCGAAGATAACATAATTGTCGACGGTATGCGATACGTTGGCACACCGGGTCTTTACGAACTAATCTTTAAGAGATATCCCGATGATTCCCTCTACACAGAAAACGATAAACGAAAgtacaaaaacatattgttGGTTACAAACGCACATAAACGAAATCATGTTTCACACGGTCGATTATTGAGCAACAAgggatataagtataaatatataattgcaccgttattaaatgataaatttacgaTTGAAAAAGGATTACCTAACGTTGCGACATTAAATGATAACGCGATTGATTACGTGCACTGGGATGATCCCAACGAGCTAGTGGATCGCTTACGTTTGCTTGAAGCTTCGCGTCAAGCTGGTCACAATGCACATGATAATGAGATGCTGTCAATAATTGAAAAACTTCGCGAGGCTggccttattataaattaacgtgaaagaacgtgaaaccaacgtgaaagaacgtaaaaCGAATGTGAAAGAACGtggaacgaacgtgaaagaacgtaaaagaacgtgaaacaaacgtaaaaaaacgtaaaacaaacgtaaaagaacgtaaaacgaacgtgaaagaacgtgaaagaacgtgaaacaaacgtgaaagaacgtgaaaccaACGTGAAAGAAGATGAAatgaacgtgaaagaacgtgaaagaacgtaaaacgaacgtgaaagaacgtaaaagaacgtaaaagaacgaaATAAATCATAGTGTAATTTCATCGCGCGCGTTATTACCTGATCGATAGTTTGCAAAACATGAAATCATTGAAATTCAATAGACGCGTAAGTTCTGAGAGGTTGCGATTCGTTGAGGATCTGCACGCTCcagcaagaagaaattttccacGAAGACGTGTTATAGTTCGAGGATATGACGACTTGTGGCAGGCTGATATCGTTGAGATGCATCCGTATTCGCTTTTCAACAAAGGCTATCACTACATACTCACTGTCATCGATGTGTTGAGCAAGTATGCGTGGGCTGTAGCACTCAAGAGCAAGGGTGGAAGCGAGACGGCTAACGCTATCGCTAAGATAATTCGGGAGAGTAGTAGACAtccgaaaaacttgcaaaCCGATATGGGGAAGGAGTTTTATAACGCTGATGTACAGAAACTCttgaaaaaacatgatatcaattattattctacGTACTCTGTAATGAAAGCGTCGGTCGTTAAGCGATTCAATCGCACGCTGAAAAACAACATGTGGAAACAGTTTACGTTCAACGGCAATTACAAATGGATTGATATGTTACCGCGTCTCGTGTCTACTTACAATACCCGAAAGCATCGAACAATTGGCATGCGACCCGTTGACGTAACGCCCGCGGTAGCTGAAAGACTCTTGGTTACAGTATACAACGCTATAAAGATTGCCGGTCCGGCGAAATTTACAGTGGGTGACTCTGTACGCGTAAGCAAGTACAAAACTGTCTTTGAAAAGGGTTATACACCAAATTGGACGACTGAGGtgtttaaaatcattaaagtCCAGCATACCAATCCCGTAACCTATCTACTCGAGGATTATCTCGGAAAATCTATATctggagcgttctacgagTATGAATTACATCGCACGACTCATCCGGATGTATTTCttgtggaaaaaatattacgcagGAAGGGTGACGAGGTCTACGTAAAGTGgttgggattcgatggatcacACAATTCATGGATACACAAAGACAATATCATTTGATtcatacagaaaaaataaacgtttatttattataaacatacaaaagtacaatgtataaaatatacaaataaatttttatgatatataacaAAGTGTATCTTTATTATCCCTTCTTCCTTAtccttaatatataataggtataaaaatcttttttttcgtacgagttttagatatataaaaatacatgtgAAATGTGAAATACAAAGAcctagaaatataaaatatataaaatatgtgtaaaatgtatacagtacaaaatgtaaaactataaaaatatatgtaaaatgtaaaatacataatataaaatatacaaatatgaaatacgtatttaatacaatatattacaaagGTATCCGCCAATGTCTCCACGGCAATGTCTCAATCGAATCCGGCACGAGATATCGTTTGTCATCGTACGGGCTCAGggcgatatttttttcagatattgTGTATACTTCATGTAACTTTGATCGTATACATGACTGACGACGTGTCATTTCGATTTCTTCACGGAGACAGCGTGTATAATCATCGAATGTTCGCGCGACGACGCTGCTCTTGACACCTTTAGCTTTTTTGGTGTCTTTCTTCCCATCCACCCTCATTGCATACATTTTCGCCCTGAGTCCAACAAACTCGGTCATTATCGCACCGTTGTTCTCATCCTTCATCAGACCCggcacttttttattttcaagagaCATACTGTACGCATTGCCGATCGGATAATTGCTGGTATTGAATCTTGCAATATCgtgtttcatattttcataaatattctcgCACTCGACATGATATATGAGACTGTCGGTGTCAGTATACATTACTTTGCATTTGTCGCGATACAGTGGTAGCATGTACTCGTGGTGAAATTCATACAAACAGATTTTGG includes the following:
- the LOC118645746 gene encoding uncharacterized protein LOC118645746; the protein is MTDILNIENEPIFDDRIIKIETHTYNPFANTTFDHSDEIRIPIQHQDLYTLPSESFLYIEGKVTIKKTVTGSSVTLGNNCIAFMFDEIRYELDGVEIDRNRNVGITSTLKNYITMSTNRTKIANNAGWDPWYHVNGYFNFCVPLNMLLGFCEDYKRVVINARHELILIRARNDNNCLVGDPAQEPEIELFKVQWRMPHVLLNERNKLSMLRALRIFDKKVHL